The genomic region AGATTGGGCGGTAACATCGTAGGTCGCGCATTGAAAATTCCGATCATCTATAAAGGAGTTTTTAAACAATCGATTCCTTATATAGATCCGATCTGGCTCGGTTCCGTTTTTGCGGGAAGTACCATTCTCGCGCCGTTCTTTACTCCGGTGGGGGGACCGTACGGAGGGGGAATCGCGGGCTCGGTCGTTTCCGAATACGTTCGAGACGCTTGGGAAGGTTTCAAAGGATTGTTTTCATCCAAAGAAGAGAACAAAAAGAAATAATAAGATTTAGGAGAACGTATGAAAGCAAGGTTATTGATTCGAATCGCATCGGCGTTGATGCTCGTATTCGTTGCGGGACATTCCACCGGACACTTTACAAGATACAATACCGTCGACGCTCGGGCTTTGAGTACGATCTCCGCGATGCAACAAACGAAAATTCCTATGGAAGGAGTCGACCGTTCTTACGATCAGTTTTATACGGGAATGAGCCTGAATCTGAGCATCGTTTTGATTTCTTTAGTTGTTCTTCTTTGGTTCTTAGCGGATCTTTCCGAATCAAATCCGCGAGCCGCTTTGAAACTTTTGATTCCGGTTTTCTTTTGTATTGCCTGTTTTGCGGTTACGGGTTTTATTTATTTTTTCATCGCACCGGCCGCGATTTCCACGTTAGGCGCTCTTTGTCTTTTAATAGGAATTTTTCTTTTACGAAAAGATTAGATTGAGGTGGGACTTGTCGGATCTACGACAAATTTCCGTGAACTGATTTCGGCCCCACCCGCATTTGGGCGGTGGGGAGCGGTGGCGGGAAAAATTTCAAAATTCTCACATATCAGAAGAATCGAATATTCTCAACAAAAAAGTTTCGTTGTCGTACCTCCGACAGC from Leptospira kmetyi serovar Malaysia str. Bejo-Iso9 harbors:
- a CDS encoding LIC_13387 family protein; this translates as MKARLLIRIASALMLVFVAGHSTGHFTRYNTVDARALSTISAMQQTKIPMEGVDRSYDQFYTGMSLNLSIVLISLVVLLWFLADLSESNPRAALKLLIPVFFCIACFAVTGFIYFFIAPAAISTLGALCLLIGIFLLRKD